The DNA sequence taatactattacttattctgtggctcaGGTCTGAGAATAAAACAGTCAGTAAACAATTTCTAGCGTAATATAATAAGACGAGGCACTCTAGAAACAGGGCGTGAGAGAACGCGCAGTGTAATACCCCCTTGGGAGCATCAACAGCACACACATTCACGACATTTCGTTAGTACGACATTAGAGATGTTAGATACCGTATAATATAATGGTGAACCGGACAACGGACACagtattgtatattatatgtacaatATTTATTCACGACGATAAAAGAGACAAGTATTAAGCAAAGAGTTCTTAATAGTAGAAGAGGTGCCTCGAGAAATTGATGCATTAACTTTGGTTATCAAAAGTTGACGGTTGACAATTCAGTTCGTAGTTCGTATAGAGCCATCTATTTCGGCTGTGAAACTTGACGGCAATTTAATTTTCTTAGACTTTCCATCTTttttacaaaagtaaataaGTCTTTGTGTAGGTATAATGAATGTGCCGAGACAATAAATGGGTTTCTTTCTATACAACGCTCTTCGTGCGATAACATGAATTTATGAGCGTTCATGTTATGTCATTCTTATCCCACAGAAGGTCAAAAGCGGTAAGGCAATGGATTTTCAACTGTAATGCTTTTAAGGTTaggaacaaaataaaaaatacacatgAACACATTGTCTGAGGAAATGAGTCGTACGCTGATTTGAGTTCTTATTTACTTTCCTGACAGTCAAGGACATGGGAATATTACAGTTACACAACGTCGattaaaaaagttttatgtTGTAATTACTTGATttttaagtagttatttttatatGACTACGGGAAGAATGATTATTTTAGCAGTAGGTATTTGTGTCGTGAGTTCAATCGTAACGTCAAAACTACTGAGCCGATTTTGATAAATGTGTCAATCGATTTAGTTTTTAACTGACTTCAAAACCTTGAACAAAACATTGAACAATTATAGTTTTTCAAGAGTTTTACTTGTTTTAGTCAtattcgtcgcgtcgctacaagtacatgcggcccacaccaattttggtgtctagccatagtagttgctgcgctccgctacggaacggacgcttgctcgcacttgcgccacctagcggtcatatctgtcgtaatggacgcgttttgttagagagcgaatcttctgtacctagtactattatctaTTCTGTGGTCATACTAATAATTTAATCAAGATTAGACACAGTTTTTCAACAAGAATCCATCTTATTTGTTGTGCATGTAGTTGTACCAAACTACTAGTAGGTATTGAAGATTAGGTACACCAGATAAATATTAGACAATGACTTGATTGATAAAAGATTACAGGAGATAGGTACTGATATGGTAAAGCCTTACAAGTTGAATGCATCATAATAACAACAATTAAACTTAACCAAATCCAGATAAAGACAGGCAGAATTGGTAGTTTATTTTCAATGCCGCCTCTGATAAAAATTGTATTATccaacctggacctcatctagatcgatggtgctcgtcaaggcaaatctattgagcccaaacacgatgagttatgatgagtagattaggagttcggtgaccaactcctgactccataatgagaacctggacatcatccaggtcgtccgggtataataattttattatttatttattatttctttatttaatcaTTTTGAGAACCTCTGCAGATAACCGATATCGATACATGAAATAATCAGTACGATGTCTAATTGACTTTTATCTTATTGTCACTCAACTGCAGGCACTGCAGCTGTcagattaaaataatacatattttacttaaaatttgatatatttgttaggtattgttggaaatatacaaaaaaactcATTCCCTCAGTAGTTTTCTGTTGTAAGCAAAGTGGTTGTTAACATCGCCgccataagtgtaaggcctgagtgaacgctcgaagcggagcgtgcggcggggcgtgcagcgtggcgtcgagctcccaagtgatttgagcagcgtgcactaagtccgctcctatacgtttgcatttgtttaacatgcacgccgtacgccccgccccgctgcacgcccaactcgagcgtccgctcaggccttacactgttacatttttttaaaagatgtttATGGTGGTGTTGCCAAATATATATCACTGTTGACTTGATAGTCAAACACCATTAGCGTTGTTCATTAACatgctacaaacctcaattagcgaAATTAATTGTTtgtctttatttgtcattttgagttatttatttgtaagaaaggcaTAAATTAACTATGTATTTGAGGCTTATAAAGTTTCATGAATGGGGTATGAACTTACCATATTTCGACTTTTCATTAGTTCATCAATGGCTTTCTTTTTTGGCAGAACTAAAGCTGTGCGCGCTCTTTGGAGGGAACCAATCAGGCAttgtattatatgtagtacttcATCCGATGACCTGCAATGAAGACaaatacagtcagctgcagagaaaaggtactacccctgcatagaagtttgtatgcaggggtggtactgTTATATACACTCATAATTATTTTGCTTACCAGGTAAAACTAAATTGTAGGTGAAGCATTGACAGCAATATTACTGTATAAAATTcgaataatattaaaaacatcgTCACTCGTAATTTACTCTTTAACATAGATCTAACAATATTCTAAATCTTTTAGTGTGTAAGTTTGTGCAGTGTATTTTAGTTGAATAAACTGGGTTGAATTCAAGAGTTTTCTTCAAAACTCCGACGGAGGCTGCCCTATAACAGTACCTTTTCTCTACGCAGCTACTTATTGTAACTCAAAAAGGTCTGATAGGTGCTAATGCTAAaccattattttaaaaaaagatgAATTTATTGCTAACTAAGGCTCAACTTAGTCAATTATctgatttaatttaatcactGATTATATGAGTAATTgaattgataaaataaaagtgataaaatgCAGTAGCAGTATGCAGTATTCACAGTAGTGAATCTGATTAAACATCTTGAGATTTGTTATATCCAGGTGTTGTTTTCATGATAAAATCGTTTGAGCATAGGTGCAGTAATTGCACCTAAATGAGTTTTCATTAATTATAGAAATAACTGAAGAGTATTATTTTTACGACATTCCACCCTTTTTGCCTGATACTAAGTCAAGTACCATGTTTTTAAGTTAAAATACTGTCAGTTAGGTTTACATTAAGCCACACAGGTGTATTAGACATGCACAGTTCTACTGAAAAGAATTATATTTTGAGGCCAAAAATATGTAACTAGGCTTATGTCATTGCTATCATATATTTACAGAAACAATAAGGTTATGTTATTTCTATAACGCCCTTGTAAAATAGTGTCATCAAGATATTGCTAACCTGAATATATAATGTTTGTCTACATTGTCAATGTAGCCGATGGCTTGCTGCAAGTGGTTGGCTGCATCCTGGATCTGCTGAAGCTTCCACGGCCCGTCCTGGTTGATTGAAGTGCGGCATATTGTGTGCATTTGCCGGAGCACTTTGAAACTTATGTCCTGGTGGGAGAAACAAGACTGTTTATTGAAGATAAACAGTTTCGAAAACAAATGTTATTAAATCTATAGTGTTGCCTTGCCATGGTTATTAACAAACCTTAGTAATATTGAAGGCATATAATTTTGATTACCACCACATTATGCCCTTATTACTGTAATAGAAAGCTTCATAAATGTTAGAAAGCTATTAATTAGTACCTAGTAAAACTTAAGCATTATTTTACCTGAGAAACCTAGAATGTATTAtgttaaatttactataaaataaaaaatcttttcaTAACATACACCAATACATTTGTACTAAAGTATTATTAACAAGCTCACCACAAACATCTGTTAGCGATTTCAACCGTGTAAGGCCACTCATTTGTATTCCAATGAGTGAGGATTAACAAGTAATATAATACTCACGGCATGAGTTATGCTGTCGCCAGTTAGGGTTACAATGCATTTCAGCTGTTCAGGCTGCGAGGTCAATATGAATTTGTCTTGTTTCTGGCCCTCATTCCCATACAGAGGGACAGGAAATCTGTGAGCGCAACCCTGCAATACATATCCATATACTAACTATGCCACAGTAcattaattcattaaattaaaaataaacttacgaCTAAAACCGAGTGTAGTTGATGCAAGATCGAGTGAACCTCCTCTCGAAGAACCCATTCGAATTCTTCTttctaaaaaacacaaaaaccaCAAACGTTAGATTGTTAGGATAGCGCTCTAAACAAAATGTCATtagataattatgtttttgtcaACTGTAGATTTGTATTTTACCAAATTGGCAGCCTCTTCCTTTTCGTTATCGCTCATTGCAATAGAATTTTGGCGAACTGAATAGCCGTctgtaaatttttaataatttcctTCCGATGGTTCACGTGAAGTAATTTCGCCAATTGACGTGATAGACAGATGTCAGTGAAGGTAGTGGGGGAGAAGTTGGGATAAATAGACGTTCAGAAACAATTCAATAATGAAATTAAGGCTGTTTACAGACGTCCGGAACGAACATTGAAAAATCGATTGTTGCCAATGTaaatatacattatattattaacagTTACGTGTGTAGCCAGCATTATGTGCATAGTctggggggctaccgcgaaaaccgaaattcgcaaattacggggatttttctcttttactccaacgaaggcgtaattagagcgacagagaaaaatgcctacaattgacgaacttcgattttcgcggttatagccctggagGGGGCTCTACACtcacgttcgcggcttcgcgccgtgATTCGCGCACGTGGAGGGGACTTAAAGCCCCCACTTGTGCGTCCGATTTTAGCGGTAGAGCCCgaaaattatttacatataGGTAAACAACGAATTTTATACTCTGGCACAGCCACGttgtcggtagaaaaaggcggcaaattttaaaatgtaggtGCGGTGGGTTAatcttccatagaaaattttaattacgcgccttttttactgacaaagttgtttgacagactatatctaAAATTGCAAACGATATCGGTGAGGTTTGTAGAGGCCTACAATCTGgacataaaatagtaaaaaaaaaaactaaaatgacAATCTCTAAACGGTCAAACCTCGAACGAATGAATGTCAATTTGTTTTGCCAAATAAATTTGTAAATCCGTAGATTTGGCAGAAAGATTCACAAGTATACAGTAGATTTCAGAGATTCTTTCATTTAATACAAGCGCCAATATGGTTTCTCCCAAGGCCATGCAAGTCTTTTATATAGCACTTGAGAAAACTCTGCGCGAAATGGGCTTCCTTGCCGggtacataataattattattttctcaaAAGTTACTATATACTATATACATAATTCCCTTTCTTTGAAGCGCCTTCCCCTTCTTTCagttataaattgtaattataaGACACGGACACGAATTGACTGTCCTTATTATGCGAACTTAGTTTTGGCGCCAGTTTTGTTGTTAAAATACTTactaatcatattaatttaaaaaatttcaGGAAATCCGGAAGGCACATGAAATTTCCTTACACTTTATCTGCAAAAATAGCGCAGTTTCCTATGTTTCACTATATGAAATATAACAACATCTGGATGTATTATCCATTAGGCTGCGTTGTAGGATTTTATGCGTTTGCAAAGATTCACGCAGTGGTAAATTCTGACGCGAATAAAGCAAGCTGGGCAGAATCCCAGAGAAAAATAGCTGAAAAAGAAGCACATCATTAAGAACATATTGTTACCATTATTATCTTTCAATAAAACTACTGATAAATTGCAAAATTACTTTCTAaaactacatacctacttttCCTTGAAGGGTGAAGTCGGATCTTGGCCGAATTTTTAGTCcactttttgctttttttcgagAACGATTTGTtcaactcgactgtataaagcACGACCgaagtttaattttatttaaaccccCGATTCTTTATGTCAGCGATGACGCACTTAACGCATTCTTTAAAACACCGCCGGCGCCCGCTGTtaaaacagagggcctaccgcgaaccacgttcgacgtattgcctctctgtcgctcttgtaaattcgcacgtaagtgtgacagggaggcaacacgtcgaacgtggttcgcggtaggccctcagacggTCAGtggcactgaccatccagcctctagactcaacttaggccaattctttcatgaaaccgatgctgccaaaaatacaggggtgcgggggacgaggtgagcgagtcccgtgccgtgattggtccgttcaaacacacgtgggcgtcagacagtaatatctgccgggcgctagtgatgtgacacgttgaataataacatggtcaatcacggtcaataatgtaataacagtaataatatgcaagcatgttttgaatgctatgttgattcgttcgttcgaaaacattaacccataacgttgtggtttcgttagcaggtgtatctgctttatataattaatttaaaaataaactattggtaaaaaggcgtcttatgggatttagagaagcgcgagacgagacgagatgcggatgcggatattcgcaacatccctgcttggaagcacttcttcacgcagctcgcccttcggcctcgctttaaattactgagggttgcacgcttgggagtcggggtgaaggcttcgggccttcggcgggtcagccttcggcctcccagcctgatattcgcccttcgggttcgcttaacctacttggaaattttcctttgcccgtgtccgccgccattttgagtgttttcaaaaaataattcacttactaatcttgggcccccaagctcgccgcatgccaaatctcaacgcgctcagaccaacttgaaaaaaaaaagacggccattttcataatcataatcataatcataattctttattgcacccatggtattacaaggtgtttttatgttagttagtacattttgaaactttttaaatgcaatttgtgttgtctcgggccctctatggcatttggtcgagcaccccccacctatctctcacctttgaagcttttcataaaaaataagtggccatttttaccgccatattggttttattaaaaaaaaatccataggaatacagctaggtgaccccgagttttcgtgaccaaaattttagcgcgctgggagcattttgaaaaatgatcgccattttgaatccgccattttaaaaaaataatggcggcttcagaaactgtcagcgtccctctatgacatttggtcgagcatctcccCGTATCcgtatctgtcaccgtttagtgaccaaaagtcggataatccggtagaccaaaagtcggatttttctggaagtcaccaaaccaccccctctatacgaccgtatcaaagtcaaataccccaggaacccccttctgggagagcaattatgtcaattaatcagtcgggttgcggctttatatacagggtggattttctttttggctcagtgagggcagctacccgatcccgtactgctacgagaaaacggtcttaggagaccttccctcgatttcaaattagatcccattcctattgaggatcaaaagcttgtatggaagcaaaaaaaaaatccggctagaaaagccacaaatcgaggaaaacttttcccataatatttgaacgaaaatgaaaacttttatttttcacatgctacttttgtatgccaatcgattccattcctatccagtatcaatagtttcctaggggtcgacttacggcaatgtactaaaaagccacaaattaataaaaactttttccatacatttactatggagaaaatgtgaaattttattcacaattttttacctcgcccatcattcgtacagcaatgtcttcatacagtattatggttcttaaatgtaacaggacaggactgattggccagatagaaaactgtgaattaaatttcacgttttctccatagtaaatgtatggataagttttcttcaatttgtggctttttagtacattaccgtaagtcgacccctaggaaactattgatactggataggaatggaatcgattggcatacaaaagtagcatgtaaaaataaaagttttcattttcattcaaatattatgggaaaagttttcctcgatttgtggcttttctagcatgaaatatttttttgctcccatacaagcttttgatcctcaataggaatgggatcgattggcataaaaaaagtttgtcaaaaatgacctttttctcgtatcctgtatgttttttccaaaatctgtaaatgccaatcttcattaatttaaaatcgagggaaggtctcttaagaccgttttctcgtagcagtacgggatctggtagctgccctcactgagccaaaaagaaaatccaccctgtattcgcggtatcctactatacccacccattaaaaacagcctgtataattctattaagagttattacatggtttaaatcaaatattgatttgttattatgtaaatgaaatgttatttaacacaatctaactaaatgaggtttaaattatttggccgaatgttcaagtatcattgccatgttggcagtcgtacacagaaaaaaagcaaacattaaaaagttaaaccggcgcccactattctcaacaaaaatggaatcaatataatgcattttaaattgcaaccgtgtgtttttgtataaaattgggcttgtgattaatttttgcaatgtttttataatcgctaaaagtaatacgagtacctatgtagtgctgaattgacaatatcggttatgttcaagggaaaattggtacctgaccgtaagtgtaattctcatattatttatttgttttatagtgaatttttcgcaaatacctatgcgatttgaattgaattaccttatcaatagtaaacaatcacattctatggatatggacatcactagtttgggcttaggaatgtcacgtaataaaagacaagaaaggatgtatacggatgcagcgcgatagaaagagactttcttaaaagacgtcatcgagtttcaagcgctgtcaaatttgatgagacgcttaaattaaaatatttttttatccaaatctctaaaaaatcggcttacctgtgaaatgaaatgccatttttttgtacaccagagtttttagtgttcttgccacacaatttgacacaacaataatgcatttttgatagcaaaaacttcttcgagctaccgaagtttctagaccgagcccggtccgccgactgaagtaagcggtgtaggcgtgactcgaagatggagtaacgctaccgtatgtgtggcagagggggtagcgcgactatgctatgtctagaggctgaATGGTCAGTGGTCAGTGGTCACCACAAACTATTAAGAAGATACTACGTATGTAGGGTGACGACCCTAACTTTTCCTTCATTCAAATGTTACATTCCAGTTATTTAtaggcacagacaatccaacctcgaggttggattgtcagtgtttaTAGGTATATACAGCAAAAGGTGATTCTTTCTAGTTTTACATGTACAATGTATGATTATTAGTGCTTTAAAGAACCACACA is a window from the Cydia amplana chromosome 6, ilCydAmpl1.1, whole genome shotgun sequence genome containing:
- the LOC134649258 gene encoding protein rogdi isoform X1 → MSDNEKEEAANLKEEFEWVLREEVHSILHQLHSVLVGCAHRFPVPLYGNEGQKQDKFILTSQPEQLKCIVTLTGDSITHASCFSHQDISFKVLRQMHTICRTSINQDGPWKLQQIQDAANHLQQAIGYIDNVDKHYIFRSSDEVLHIIQCLIGSLQRARTALVLPKKKAIDELMKSRNMKALSPNLPEDLAISFYIQSHKLIFVAYQLSSVHGTMRIDSCQADCAVPWLSDVLFMLTASLHMCQQLKDKLCVFSQYKDFTVGSRSASMVFN
- the LOC134649258 gene encoding protein rogdi isoform X2, which encodes MSDNEKEEAANLKEEFEWVLREEVHSILHQLHSVLVGCAHRFPVPLYGNEGQKQDKFILTSQPEQLKCIVTLTGDSITHADISFKVLRQMHTICRTSINQDGPWKLQQIQDAANHLQQAIGYIDNVDKHYIFRSSDEVLHIIQCLIGSLQRARTALVLPKKKAIDELMKSRNMKALSPNLPEDLAISFYIQSHKLIFVAYQLSSVHGTMRIDSCQADCAVPWLSDVLFMLTASLHMCQQLKDKLCVFSQYKDFTVGSRSASMVFN
- the LOC134649259 gene encoding uncharacterized protein LOC134649259; this translates as MVSPKAMQVFYIALEKTLREMGFLAGKSGRHMKFPYTLSAKIAQFPMFHYMKYNNIWMYYPLGCVVGFYAFAKIHAVVNSDANKASWAESQRKIAEKEAHH